A window from Chitinophaga filiformis encodes these proteins:
- the bshA gene encoding N-acetyl-alpha-D-glucosaminyl L-malate synthase BshA encodes MRIGIVCYPTYGGSGVLATELGKALADKGHMVHFITYQQPVRLNAFHANIYYHEVQVPTYPLFDFPPYESALSSTMVDVILNQQLDLLHVHYAIPHASTAYLAKQIVSKQGRTVPFITTLHGTDITLVGKDKTYAPVVTFSINESDAITAVSNNLREETYKSFQIEKDIEVIYNFVDTERFKRREKELLHFRNAIAPNGEKILLHVSNFRKVKRVPDVVKIFQKVREKVPVKLLLVGDGPDRPAIEAMCRDMHLCGDIRFVGKQEQLEDVMSIADLFVLPSDYESFGLAALEAMAAEVPVISSNAGGLPEVNIHGKTGYLSPVGDVDSMAEHATRLLLDEQLLATMRKGALEQAQRFHINNIIPQYEALYEEVMNRSLASIDK; translated from the coding sequence ATGCGAATTGGAATAGTATGTTACCCGACTTATGGGGGTAGCGGCGTACTGGCAACGGAATTGGGTAAGGCGCTGGCAGATAAAGGGCACATGGTCCATTTTATTACTTACCAGCAACCCGTGCGACTGAATGCCTTTCATGCCAACATATATTATCATGAAGTGCAGGTTCCTACTTACCCACTTTTCGATTTTCCACCTTATGAATCTGCCCTGAGCAGCACCATGGTGGATGTTATACTTAACCAGCAGTTAGACCTGCTGCACGTACACTATGCCATTCCGCATGCCTCCACTGCCTACCTGGCAAAACAAATCGTGAGCAAACAAGGCAGGACCGTTCCATTTATCACAACCCTCCATGGTACAGACATTACCCTGGTAGGGAAGGATAAGACCTATGCACCGGTGGTGACCTTCTCTATCAATGAGTCGGACGCTATTACCGCAGTATCCAATAATCTCCGGGAAGAAACATACAAGTCTTTTCAAATCGAAAAAGACATCGAGGTCATCTACAATTTTGTAGATACAGAGCGTTTCAAACGCCGCGAAAAAGAGTTACTCCATTTCAGGAATGCTATTGCACCCAACGGAGAAAAGATCCTGCTGCACGTATCAAATTTCCGTAAGGTAAAACGTGTCCCCGATGTAGTGAAGATCTTCCAGAAGGTTAGAGAAAAAGTACCCGTTAAGCTGCTGCTGGTCGGCGATGGTCCTGACAGGCCAGCTATTGAAGCGATGTGCCGGGACATGCATCTCTGCGGGGATATCCGCTTTGTAGGTAAGCAGGAACAGCTGGAAGACGTGATGTCTATTGCAGATCTGTTTGTGCTGCCGTCGGATTATGAAAGCTTTGGTCTGGCTGCCCTGGAAGCCATGGCTGCGGAAGTGCCGGTGATATCCTCCAATGCCGGTGGCTTGCCGGAGGTGAACATTCACGGAAAGACCGGTTACCTGAGCCCTGTCGGCGATGTAGACAGTATGGCGGAGCATGCTACCCGGCTGTTGCTGGATGAGCAGCTGCTGGCAACCATGCGTAAGGGAGCGCTGGAACAGGCCCAACGTTTCCATATTAACAATATCATCCCACAATATGAGGCCCTGTACGAGGAAGTGATGAACAGGTCATTAGCATCGATAGATAAGTAA
- a CDS encoding M20/M25/M40 family metallo-hydrolase has translation MRNYLLPALLAVTVPVCAQQQENDSLVLRQLATEVLTHSKAYSNLRDLTQQVGGRLAGSPQMVKAEKWGEQVLKDAGADTVYMQACQVPHWVRGAKEEVRIISRRRDFIPPLNVLALGNSVGSGPTGITAPVLEVSSFDDLEAKKDQVKGKIVFYNYAFRPEFIRTFESYGDAVRYRGQGASRAAKYGALAVVVRSMTHGANNLPHTGAMHYNDSFPKIPAVAIGLEDADLLSNRLKGESDMKLYLKTNCKMLPDTTGHNVIGEIRGTEFPDQIITVGGHLDSWDVNQGAHDDGTGCVQSVELLRAFKAAGIKPKRTIRIVLFANEENGTRGGKKYAAEAKAKGEHHIFALESDAGGFTPRGFSFTMPAEKQAKIISWAPLFRPYDVYDFTAAGGGVDVGELYEAIGTPMGELMPDSQRYFDLHHAANDTFEAVNKRELELGAFSMAGLIYLIDKYGL, from the coding sequence ATGAGAAATTACCTGCTGCCTGCGCTGTTGGCCGTTACCGTACCGGTATGTGCACAACAGCAGGAGAACGACTCCCTGGTTTTAAGACAACTGGCTACCGAAGTCCTGACACATAGTAAGGCATATTCTAATCTGAGGGATCTTACCCAGCAGGTAGGAGGCCGCCTTGCCGGTTCTCCACAAATGGTGAAAGCTGAGAAATGGGGAGAACAGGTATTAAAAGACGCCGGTGCAGACACTGTTTATATGCAGGCCTGCCAGGTGCCCCATTGGGTAAGAGGCGCGAAGGAAGAGGTGCGCATCATCTCCCGTCGCCGTGACTTTATTCCGCCTTTAAATGTCCTGGCGCTGGGAAATTCAGTAGGTAGCGGCCCTACAGGGATCACCGCTCCTGTACTGGAAGTATCTTCTTTTGATGATCTGGAAGCTAAAAAAGACCAGGTAAAAGGAAAGATCGTGTTTTATAACTACGCTTTCAGGCCCGAATTTATCCGCACTTTCGAGTCTTACGGCGATGCAGTAAGATATCGTGGACAAGGCGCCAGCAGGGCTGCTAAATATGGAGCACTGGCTGTGGTGGTACGGTCTATGACCCATGGCGCTAACAATTTGCCGCATACCGGCGCCATGCATTATAATGACTCTTTTCCTAAAATTCCGGCAGTAGCTATTGGCCTGGAAGATGCCGACCTGCTGAGCAACCGGCTAAAAGGCGAGTCAGACATGAAGCTGTACCTGAAAACCAATTGTAAAATGCTGCCTGATACCACCGGGCACAACGTGATCGGTGAGATCAGGGGTACGGAATTCCCGGACCAGATCATCACTGTGGGTGGGCATCTGGATTCCTGGGACGTCAACCAGGGCGCACATGATGATGGCACCGGCTGTGTACAGTCAGTGGAATTGCTGCGGGCTTTTAAGGCCGCTGGCATTAAGCCCAAGCGTACCATCCGGATCGTGTTGTTTGCCAATGAAGAGAATGGTACCCGCGGAGGCAAGAAATACGCCGCAGAGGCGAAAGCGAAAGGAGAGCACCATATATTCGCATTGGAAAGCGATGCGGGTGGTTTTACCCCCCGTGGCTTTTCATTCACCATGCCGGCAGAGAAACAGGCTAAGATCATCTCCTGGGCGCCTTTATTCAGGCCCTATGATGTATATGACTTCACAGCTGCAGGCGGAGGCGTGGATGTAGGAGAACTGTATGAGGCGATAGGTACCCCAATGGGCGAACTAATGCCGGACTCCCAGCGTTATTTTGATCTGCACCATGCTGCCAACGATACTTTTGAAGCAGTGAACAAAAGAGAGCTGGAACTGGGCGCTTTCAGTATGGCGGGGTTGATCTATCTGATCGATAAATACGGACTTTAA
- a CDS encoding EI24 domain-containing protein codes for MFSFREVLAAIQAYGKAHQFIMQHKLWKWILVPGILYCILFMTGSYFVWGYSGDFVEYLFNLLPLKTWIQDLESTWVSFFFILLAFSIRIMILLLYFSYYKYLFLILGSPLFAYLSEKTEAILERREFPFSMQQFLKDMGRGISISLRNMLYQTIAVLLLIVLSFIPVVGWITPLFAFFIECYFYGFSMVDYSCERHQMSTRQSIRFIKDHRGIALGNGIVFYILMFVPLLGWVLAPSYAVIAATIHLSDKKLLHGASW; via the coding sequence TTGTTTTCATTCAGAGAAGTGCTGGCCGCTATTCAGGCCTACGGGAAAGCACATCAGTTTATTATGCAGCACAAGTTATGGAAATGGATACTTGTACCCGGTATCCTGTACTGCATATTGTTCATGACGGGAAGTTACTTTGTGTGGGGATATTCAGGAGATTTTGTGGAATACCTGTTTAACCTGCTGCCATTAAAAACATGGATACAGGATCTGGAAAGCACCTGGGTCAGCTTCTTCTTTATCCTGCTGGCATTCTCCATCAGGATCATGATATTGCTACTATATTTTTCTTATTATAAATACCTTTTCCTCATCCTCGGATCTCCCCTGTTTGCCTATCTCTCGGAGAAAACAGAGGCTATCCTGGAGCGCCGGGAATTCCCTTTCAGCATGCAGCAGTTCCTCAAAGATATGGGCAGAGGCATATCTATCTCACTGCGTAACATGCTGTATCAAACCATAGCAGTGCTGTTATTGATCGTACTGTCATTCATACCGGTAGTTGGCTGGATCACTCCACTGTTTGCCTTTTTTATAGAGTGTTATTTCTACGGCTTTTCCATGGTAGATTACAGCTGTGAACGGCATCAGATGAGCACCAGGCAGAGTATCAGGTTTATAAAGGATCACAGGGGCATAGCATTGGGTAATGGCATCGTGTTTTATATCCTGATGTTCGTTCCGTTACTGGGATGGGTACTTGCGCCTTCCTATGCAGTAATAGCTGCCACTATTCATTTATCAGACAAAAAATTATTGCATGGCGCAAGCTGGTAA
- a CDS encoding murein hydrolase activator EnvC family protein has product MLNLKKFFPFIIILGLLPALLHAQAPQLSREELEHRKRELQREIDEANEALKTTKRSTKESLSQLRALREKISLRTRLINNINEEINFINGDINAAYRDIKTLEKDLDTLKSQYAQLVVYAYKNRSTYDMLNFIFSAESFNDAVKRYQYLKQYRDYRRRQADNIVETRVLLSKKIESLQEQKEKRSGTLKVEQEQRNILEVDKKEKDKVLSNLKGREKELLADINKNKKDAQKVQAAIQAVIRREIEMARRQAEEEAAAKRKAAAEEKRRRDEAAKKAAALAAANAAAANAAKNNNNNAVAENKPETKPTEPAPAPKPPAPAPEAEKPVRTENVLEATPEALALSESFENNRGKLPWPVSSGHIIGHFGRQQHAVIDRITVENDGVIIGTSRGAAVRAIFQGEVRTVAVIPGGGSLVIIRHGQYFTNYARLQTVSVRTGDRVSTGQLIGTAGTNELENLGEVELQIYKGIQKQNPEFWIRKK; this is encoded by the coding sequence ATGCTGAATCTGAAGAAGTTTTTCCCGTTTATAATAATCTTAGGTTTACTACCGGCCTTGCTGCATGCACAGGCTCCCCAACTGTCGCGGGAAGAATTGGAGCATAGAAAGAGAGAGTTGCAGCGTGAGATCGACGAGGCCAACGAAGCACTCAAAACTACCAAGAGATCAACAAAGGAGAGCCTGAGCCAACTGCGGGCGTTACGTGAAAAGATTTCGCTGCGTACCCGTCTTATCAACAATATTAACGAAGAGATCAACTTCATCAACGGTGACATCAATGCTGCTTACAGGGACATTAAGACCCTGGAGAAAGATCTTGATACCCTGAAGTCACAATATGCCCAGCTGGTCGTATATGCTTATAAGAACCGCAGTACCTACGATATGCTGAATTTTATTTTTTCTGCGGAGTCTTTCAATGATGCAGTTAAAAGGTATCAATACCTTAAGCAATACCGTGATTACCGTCGGCGGCAGGCAGACAACATTGTTGAAACGCGTGTGCTGTTGAGCAAGAAAATTGAAAGCCTGCAGGAACAAAAGGAGAAGCGGTCGGGTACATTAAAGGTAGAACAGGAACAACGGAATATCCTGGAGGTGGACAAGAAGGAGAAAGACAAAGTGTTGTCCAACCTGAAAGGACGTGAAAAAGAGCTGCTGGCAGATATCAATAAGAACAAAAAGGATGCACAGAAAGTACAGGCAGCCATCCAGGCGGTAATACGCCGTGAGATCGAAATGGCACGCCGGCAGGCGGAAGAGGAAGCGGCGGCTAAACGTAAAGCTGCTGCTGAAGAGAAACGGAGGCGTGACGAGGCTGCAAAGAAGGCCGCTGCCCTTGCTGCTGCTAATGCCGCTGCTGCAAACGCGGCCAAGAATAATAACAACAATGCTGTAGCTGAAAATAAACCGGAAACGAAACCGACAGAACCTGCACCGGCTCCCAAACCGCCGGCGCCTGCACCGGAAGCGGAAAAACCAGTACGTACAGAGAACGTGCTGGAAGCAACGCCCGAAGCACTGGCATTATCAGAAAGTTTTGAGAACAACCGTGGTAAACTGCCATGGCCGGTGAGCTCCGGTCATATTATTGGCCACTTCGGTCGCCAGCAGCACGCTGTCATCGACCGTATTACCGTGGAGAATGATGGTGTGATCATCGGTACCAGCCGTGGAGCAGCTGTCAGAGCTATATTCCAGGGAGAGGTGAGGACGGTAGCTGTTATTCCGGGAGGTGGTTCGTTGGTGATCATCCGGCACGGCCAGTATTTTACTAACTACGCGCGCCTGCAGACAGTAAGTGTAAGAACGGGCGACAGGGTGAGCACAGGCCAGTTGATCGGTACCGCAGGTACAAATGAACTGGAAAACCTGGGTGAAGTAGAGCTGCAGATCTATAAAGGAATACAGAAACAGAATCCCGAATTCTGGATCAGGAAGAAATAA
- a CDS encoding SAM-dependent methyltransferase produces MAQAGKVYLIPTVLSPDTLHTIPAYITPVVQQISVFFVENERTARRYLKALDKSINIDALQLLLMHENHPPDTALAKQILLSGKDIGVISEAGCPAIADPGHLVVQVAHAINAQVIPMVGPNSMLLALMASGMNGQNFQFVGYLPVKPPERIKAIRDLEMQSQKKQQTQLFIETPYRNNQLLKDILDNCKDTTQVCVAADITGPEEFIRTKSVKAWKQQLPELHKKPAIFLLLAQ; encoded by the coding sequence ATGGCGCAAGCTGGTAAAGTATACCTGATCCCGACCGTACTCAGCCCGGATACACTCCATACTATTCCGGCTTACATCACGCCTGTGGTACAGCAGATCAGCGTATTCTTTGTGGAGAATGAACGTACTGCCAGGCGCTACCTGAAAGCGCTGGATAAAAGCATCAACATAGATGCCCTGCAACTACTGCTAATGCATGAAAACCATCCGCCGGATACGGCATTGGCTAAACAGATATTACTTTCCGGAAAAGATATTGGCGTGATCAGTGAAGCGGGCTGTCCTGCTATTGCCGATCCGGGGCATCTCGTTGTACAGGTGGCCCATGCCATTAATGCACAGGTGATACCTATGGTGGGGCCCAACTCAATGCTGCTGGCACTGATGGCTTCAGGCATGAATGGACAAAACTTTCAGTTTGTGGGCTACCTGCCGGTAAAACCACCGGAAAGGATAAAGGCGATACGTGACCTGGAAATGCAATCACAAAAGAAACAACAGACCCAGCTTTTCATAGAAACGCCTTACCGTAATAATCAGCTGTTGAAAGATATACTGGATAACTGTAAAGACACCACGCAGGTGTGCGTGGCTGCAGATATTACCGGACCTGAAGAATTCATCCGTACAAAATCGGTAAAGGCATGGAAACAACAGCTGCCGGAGCTGCATAAGAAGCCAGCTATATTTTTACTGCTGGCGCAATAA
- the ispF gene encoding 2-C-methyl-D-erythritol 2,4-cyclodiphosphate synthase codes for MTKLRIGLGVDFHQLTEGRDFWLGGVLVPHHKGALGHSDADVLLHAICDAMLGAASLGDIGLHFPDTDNTYKNIDSKILLKRTQELIAAKGYQVVNIDSTLCLQAPKIKPYVVQMQETIAGILNISAEEVSIKATTTEKLGFVGREEGVVAYATVLLEKN; via the coding sequence ATGACTAAATTGCGCATTGGCCTTGGGGTAGATTTTCATCAGTTAACAGAGGGCAGGGATTTTTGGTTGGGAGGAGTTTTGGTACCACACCATAAAGGAGCCCTGGGACATAGCGATGCCGATGTGCTGCTCCACGCCATATGTGATGCTATGCTGGGAGCCGCCAGCCTGGGAGATATCGGACTGCATTTCCCCGATACTGACAATACTTATAAGAATATTGACAGCAAAATACTGCTGAAGCGCACACAGGAGCTGATCGCCGCCAAAGGGTATCAGGTGGTGAACATCGACAGCACTCTTTGCCTTCAGGCACCTAAGATCAAGCCTTATGTAGTACAGATGCAGGAGACTATAGCCGGTATATTGAATATATCTGCAGAGGAAGTGTCTATAAAAGCTACAACAACAGAGAAACTGGGCTTTGTTGGCCGTGAAGAGGGCGTTGTGGCTTATGCCACGGTCCTGCTGGAGAAAAATTAA
- the dut gene encoding dUTP diphosphatase produces the protein MAAITVKIINKSANPLPAYATAEAAGMDLRANLETAITLQPLERMLIPTGLFIELPTGYEAQIRPRSGLAIKQGLTLLNTPGTIDADYRGEIKIIMINLSNEPQAIAPGERIAQMVIAPFVQAGLEAVELLTETERGAGGFGHTGKS, from the coding sequence ATGGCAGCTATAACAGTAAAGATCATCAATAAATCCGCTAATCCGCTACCGGCCTATGCCACAGCAGAAGCGGCCGGGATGGACCTCAGGGCCAACCTGGAAACAGCTATCACCCTGCAGCCTCTTGAAAGGATGCTGATACCTACCGGCCTGTTCATAGAGCTGCCTACAGGGTATGAAGCTCAGATCAGGCCCCGCAGCGGTCTGGCGATCAAACAGGGTCTTACCCTGCTGAATACCCCTGGCACTATCGATGCCGACTACAGGGGAGAGATCAAGATCATAATGATCAACCTGTCGAACGAACCGCAGGCTATTGCACCTGGTGAAAGGATTGCCCAGATGGTAATAGCGCCTTTCGTGCAAGCCGGACTTGAAGCAGTGGAACTGCTGACAGAAACAGAACGTGGTGCCGGCGGTTTTGGCCACACCGGTAAATCTTAA
- a CDS encoding tetratricopeptide repeat protein encodes MFIFRNNNRTLPGKNGLPALHRLVGRLPLLVAGLCCLVGTACNSSRPLARRSPSRQVYSIKDSTLLEQRADSLFYSAERSKILGDYRTAITQFSDYLRLRRNNPTAYYELARLFIEVRNPGYALGFARKAVSLDASNKWFQITLADAFGVNAQFDSAAAVYGRLATRYPDNDEYLYNKGMFLAKADKSEEALVVFDSLEVKVGLIEELAFQKQRLYLKLNRMEDAAAEVHKLINQNPDDVRYYLILGDIYNSNDRTEEATAIYKEVLQRDPSNPRALIALSGFAKKEGKLDQYWAYLTRAFANPDYNIDEKVAYVYPYLQMQGVDSGKLKEGLQLAQLVIEAHPEEAKAYALQADMYSQAGMLDSALVDYNKAVSLDSTRFTVWYQLMWIYSRKDDSNNLLKVSSIVTERFPKEFMGHYFKGVANFLLQNYPASIDALNIALQTGNGNGDKNTRADVYSLLGDAYHATGQHQLSDSSYDRALALKPDDALVLNNFSYYLSLRGEQLSKAESMSKRSLELEPGSTNFMDTYAWILFRMARYEQAREWMEKALQSQEARENPNMLEHYGDILFNLHEVDKALEYWQLAKQKGANSVGLARKIAEKRYILATERE; translated from the coding sequence ATGTTCATATTCCGGAATAACAATAGGACCCTGCCTGGAAAGAATGGTCTGCCGGCTTTACACCGATTGGTAGGCCGCTTACCTCTTCTAGTGGCGGGCCTTTGTTGTCTGGTGGGAACTGCCTGTAACTCTTCCAGGCCGCTTGCCAGGCGTTCGCCCTCCCGGCAGGTATACTCCATTAAAGATTCCACTCTGCTGGAACAGCGGGCTGACAGTCTCTTCTACTCGGCCGAAAGATCTAAGATACTGGGCGATTATCGCACGGCCATCACACAATTCTCAGATTACCTCCGCCTGAGAAGGAACAATCCTACCGCTTACTACGAACTTGCGCGTCTGTTCATCGAGGTACGTAACCCTGGTTATGCATTGGGCTTTGCCCGTAAGGCGGTGAGCCTGGACGCTTCCAATAAGTGGTTTCAGATAACACTGGCGGATGCATTCGGTGTAAACGCCCAGTTTGACAGCGCTGCAGCTGTATACGGCCGCCTCGCCACCAGATATCCTGATAATGATGAGTACCTGTACAATAAGGGTATGTTCCTCGCCAAGGCAGATAAATCTGAAGAAGCACTGGTGGTGTTTGATTCTTTGGAAGTGAAAGTAGGTCTGATAGAGGAACTGGCCTTCCAGAAACAACGGCTTTATCTCAAGCTGAACAGAATGGAAGATGCTGCCGCCGAGGTGCATAAGCTGATCAATCAGAATCCGGATGATGTAAGGTATTATCTCATCCTGGGAGATATTTATAACTCGAATGACCGTACTGAGGAGGCTACAGCTATTTACAAAGAAGTGCTGCAGCGCGACCCGTCTAATCCGAGAGCGCTGATAGCGCTGTCAGGCTTTGCCAAAAAGGAAGGTAAACTTGACCAATACTGGGCTTATCTGACCCGCGCTTTTGCCAATCCCGACTATAATATTGATGAAAAAGTAGCTTATGTCTATCCTTACCTGCAAATGCAGGGTGTGGACAGCGGTAAACTGAAAGAAGGACTGCAACTGGCGCAGCTGGTTATAGAGGCACACCCCGAAGAAGCTAAAGCTTATGCCCTGCAGGCAGATATGTACTCTCAGGCAGGTATGCTCGACAGTGCATTGGTCGATTACAACAAAGCAGTGAGCCTGGATTCCACACGTTTTACCGTGTGGTACCAGTTGATGTGGATCTACTCCCGTAAGGATGATTCGAATAACCTGCTCAAAGTGAGCTCAATCGTGACTGAGCGGTTTCCAAAGGAATTTATGGGCCATTACTTCAAGGGGGTGGCTAACTTTTTGCTACAGAATTATCCGGCATCTATAGATGCCTTGAATATTGCATTACAGACAGGGAATGGTAACGGGGACAAGAATACACGGGCAGATGTTTACTCCCTGCTGGGCGATGCTTATCACGCAACCGGTCAGCATCAGCTATCGGACAGCAGTTATGACCGGGCGCTGGCACTAAAGCCGGATGATGCACTGGTACTGAACAACTTCAGTTACTATCTCTCGCTTCGCGGAGAGCAGCTGAGCAAGGCAGAGAGTATGTCTAAACGTTCTTTGGAACTGGAACCGGGAAGTACCAATTTTATGGATACATACGCCTGGATCCTGTTTCGCATGGCCCGTTATGAGCAGGCCAGGGAATGGATGGAAAAAGCCCTGCAGTCACAGGAAGCGCGCGAGAACCCTAATATGCTTGAGCACTATGGAGATATACTGTTTAACCTCCATGAAGTAGACAAAGCCCTGGAATATTGGCAATTGGCCAAGCAAAAAGGAGCTAATTCAGTGGGATTAGCCCGTAAAATTGCAGAAAAACGGTATATACTTGCAACCGAAAGGGAATAG
- a CDS encoding PorP/SprF family type IX secretion system membrane protein has translation MKKVLLFFTIALYLMNPARAQDPHFSQFFASPLTLNPAFTGLFSGDFRVSGNYRSQWRSISTPFTTGTAAVDFGILKNVLSYTDIWGVGVMAMYDRTGGGALTSTYLSFSTAYHKGLDPEGNHTLAVGLQATYVQKRLDQTKLVFENQIDNTGYNPAIPSGETFVNPTITYLDPNIGILYNGLVGESSNIYMGVSYYHITQPTETFMAQNNNRLTSRWTAHGGGSVPVNGNNRFHFSALYMKQSTASEFSFGGAYGFNLNGDDENPTTFYLGSWCRLKDAINPYVGLEINGFTIGASYDMNVSTLKPASNYRGGMELSIIYIHRRNEGNKYRTLCPRF, from the coding sequence ATGAAAAAAGTGTTGCTGTTTTTCACGATTGCCCTTTATCTGATGAACCCGGCCAGGGCGCAAGACCCGCATTTTTCGCAGTTCTTCGCCTCCCCACTCACACTTAATCCGGCATTTACAGGCCTGTTTTCAGGCGACTTTCGTGTTTCAGGGAACTACCGTTCACAGTGGAGAAGCATCTCAACGCCCTTTACTACCGGTACTGCAGCAGTAGACTTTGGAATTCTGAAGAACGTACTGTCCTATACTGATATCTGGGGAGTAGGTGTAATGGCAATGTACGACAGGACTGGCGGAGGAGCACTGACATCTACCTATCTCAGCTTTAGTACAGCTTATCATAAAGGTCTGGACCCGGAAGGAAACCATACCCTGGCAGTTGGCTTGCAGGCCACCTACGTACAGAAACGACTTGATCAGACAAAGCTGGTATTCGAAAACCAGATAGATAATACCGGTTACAATCCTGCCATCCCAAGTGGTGAAACCTTTGTAAACCCGACTATTACCTATCTCGACCCCAATATCGGTATCCTGTATAACGGTCTGGTGGGTGAATCATCCAATATCTACATGGGTGTTTCCTACTATCACATCACACAGCCTACAGAAACGTTCATGGCGCAGAACAATAACCGCCTGACTTCCCGCTGGACGGCTCACGGTGGTGGTTCCGTACCGGTAAATGGCAATAACCGCTTCCACTTCAGCGCCCTCTATATGAAACAAAGTACAGCGTCTGAATTTTCTTTCGGCGGCGCTTACGGTTTCAACCTGAACGGCGATGATGAGAATCCAACCACCTTCTATCTCGGTAGCTGGTGCCGTCTGAAAGATGCGATCAACCCATATGTAGGTCTGGAGATCAATGGCTTCACTATCGGCGCTTCTTACGATATGAACGTATCAACGCTGAAACCGGCCTCTAACTATCGTGGAGGTATGGAGCTTTCCATTATCTACATACACAGACGCAATGAAGGTAATAAGTACAGAACCTTGTGTCCAAGGTTCTGA
- a CDS encoding DUF4292 domain-containing protein produces MMKQTLALIVLGIVSTGLFSCRHSRQIAGTSFPVTDTTQHNIITKTDSASVAAASTYNKELLSKLRSNHISFNTFSAKLKIDFETESKQMSGINANMRMQKDSFIWISVSAPIIGEVARAIITPDSLKAIDKFHKIAYLRDLKNAQDVLNIPFDFKTLQDLLIGNPIYLTDSVYQVVKTPAVISFTCDSTIFTSLFNVFADDYILQQSKVMDKDSTRRRSVELTYGEYKSLDKIKFATRRRVFVEEKSYTKINMDFNKIDFDQPVSFPFTIPSGYSRE; encoded by the coding sequence ATGATGAAGCAAACATTAGCACTGATAGTATTAGGTATTGTAAGCACGGGACTCTTTTCATGCAGGCATAGCCGACAGATTGCAGGTACTTCTTTTCCTGTAACAGATACTACCCAGCACAATATTATTACAAAAACAGATAGTGCATCAGTTGCAGCCGCAAGCACTTACAATAAAGAACTGCTCTCAAAACTGCGCAGTAACCATATATCGTTTAACACTTTCTCCGCTAAATTAAAGATCGACTTCGAGACAGAATCCAAACAGATGTCAGGCATCAATGCAAACATGCGGATGCAAAAAGACAGTTTCATCTGGATCTCCGTATCAGCGCCTATTATCGGAGAAGTAGCACGGGCTATTATTACACCAGATAGCCTGAAGGCAATCGACAAGTTCCATAAAATAGCCTATCTCAGGGACCTTAAAAATGCACAGGATGTCCTGAATATTCCGTTCGATTTCAAAACATTACAGGACCTCCTCATCGGCAACCCTATCTACCTGACGGACTCTGTTTATCAGGTAGTTAAGACGCCGGCAGTGATCTCTTTTACCTGCGACAGCACAATATTTACCAGTCTGTTCAACGTTTTTGCAGATGATTATATCCTGCAGCAAAGCAAGGTGATGGATAAAGACAGTACACGCAGGCGTTCGGTTGAACTTACATATGGTGAGTACAAGTCGCTGGATAAGATTAAATTTGCTACCCGCCGCAGGGTTTTTGTGGAAGAAAAAAGTTACACGAAGATCAACATGGATTTTAACAAAATAGATTTTGATCAGCCAGTGAGCTTTCCGTTCACAATTCCTTCAGGGTATTCGAGGGAGTAG